One segment of Dolichospermum sp. DET69 DNA contains the following:
- a CDS encoding CGLD27 family protein codes for MMRSSLENCPVPTEQQPLNEYEELKNAWLFRDSTLSWGNYTKKIFWIWAWSWLIAGPVAAASFPPQKQIFNFLICGSGAASVSVVLVLVRLYLGWFYVRDRLYNPTVFYEESGWYDGQTWTKPQEVISRDRLIVTYEIKPIFQRLQITFAALALMYLMGTIVWHFL; via the coding sequence ATGATGCGATCCTCCCTTGAGAATTGCCCAGTTCCGACAGAACAACAACCGCTGAATGAGTACGAAGAATTAAAAAATGCCTGGCTATTTCGAGATAGTACCTTAAGCTGGGGCAACTACACCAAGAAAATTTTTTGGATTTGGGCTTGGTCCTGGTTAATAGCCGGACCGGTAGCAGCGGCCAGCTTTCCTCCACAAAAGCAGATTTTTAATTTTCTGATTTGTGGCTCTGGTGCTGCTAGTGTAAGTGTAGTGCTGGTATTGGTGCGGTTATATTTAGGTTGGTTCTATGTGCGCGATCGCCTTTACAATCCCACCGTATTTTATGAAGAATCTGGTTGGTACGATGGACAAACTTGGACAAAACCCCAAGAAGTCATCAGCCGCGATCGCTTAATTGTTACCTACGAAATTAAACCCATTTTCCAACGCCTGCAAATTACCTTTGCTGCCTTGGCTCTTATGTATCTTATGGGTACTATAGTGTGGCATTTTTTATAA
- the rsfS gene encoding ribosome silencing factor, protein MTKSFQRNFPLTKSPVTRLKPDTEETSENLALTVAEAALDRKAVEIILLNVAEISSLSDYFVMMTGYSKVQVRAIADAIEGQVEIEWQRRPLRTEGKADGTWVLQDYGDVIVHIMMPREREFYNLEAFWGHAERISLPNSDDTEG, encoded by the coding sequence ATGACTAAATCTTTTCAAAGAAATTTCCCATTGACGAAAAGCCCTGTTACCAGACTTAAACCTGACACAGAAGAGACAAGTGAAAATTTGGCTCTCACCGTTGCCGAAGCGGCTTTAGACCGCAAAGCCGTAGAAATTATTTTGCTCAACGTGGCAGAAATTTCCTCCTTGTCTGATTACTTTGTGATGATGACCGGATATTCTAAGGTACAGGTCAGAGCGATCGCTGATGCAATTGAAGGACAAGTTGAAATTGAGTGGCAACGACGACCCCTAAGAACCGAAGGAAAAGCGGACGGAACTTGGGTACTCCAAGATTATGGTGATGTTATCGTCCATATCATGATGCCAAGGGAACGGGAGTTTTATAATTTAGAAGCGTTCTGGGGACACGCGGAACGTATTTCCCTACCAAACTCCGATGATACTGAGGGTTAA
- a CDS encoding DUF2358 domain-containing protein translates to MDIIEIIKSDYQRFPLNQTYSIYANDVYFQDAVFKFRGIELYKWMIKFIQTVFLNLKLDLHQIQSQEEIIKTEWTMSWNSPLPWKPRISVSGWSELRLNAEGLIVSHIDYWHCSRLDVIKQHFFSGKKPS, encoded by the coding sequence ATGGATATTATCGAAATCATTAAATCTGATTATCAAAGATTTCCTCTAAATCAAACTTACAGCATTTATGCAAATGATGTTTATTTTCAAGATGCTGTTTTCAAATTTCGAGGGATTGAACTTTATAAATGGATGATTAAATTCATTCAAACTGTTTTTCTCAACCTCAAACTAGATTTACATCAAATCCAATCTCAGGAAGAAATTATTAAAACTGAATGGACAATGAGTTGGAATTCTCCCTTACCCTGGAAACCGCGCATTTCCGTTTCTGGTTGGAGTGAATTACGTCTGAATGCTGAGGGTTTAATTGTCTCCCACATTGATTATTGGCACTGTTCTCGTTTAGATGTGATCAAACAGCATTTCTTTTCTGGGAAAAAACCATCATAA
- a CDS encoding ArsA family ATPase yields MRVILMTGKGGVGKTSVAAATGLRCAELGYRTLVLSTDPAHSLADSFDVELGHDARLVRPNLWGAELDALQELEGNWGAVKRYITQVLQARGLDGIQAEELAILPGMDEIFGLVRMKRHYDEGEYDVLIIDSAPTGTALRLLSLPEVGGWYMRRFYKPLQNISVALRPLVEPFFKPIVGFSLPDKEVMDAPYEFYEQIEALEKVLTDNTQTSVRLVTNPEKMVIKESLRAHAYLSLYNVATDLVIANRIIPPEVTDPFFQRWKENQEEYRQQIHDNFLPLPVKEVPLYSEELCGLPALERLKETLYKDEDPAQVYYKETTLRVVQDNNQYSLELYLPNIPKSQVQLNKTGDELNITIGNHRRNLVLPQALAALQPTGAKMEDDYLKIRFA; encoded by the coding sequence ATGCGAGTAATTTTAATGACAGGGAAAGGTGGCGTGGGTAAAACCTCCGTTGCCGCAGCCACTGGACTCCGTTGTGCAGAACTGGGCTATCGGACATTGGTTTTAAGTACAGACCCCGCCCACTCCCTTGCAGATAGCTTTGACGTGGAATTAGGCCATGATGCCCGTCTAGTTCGTCCTAATTTGTGGGGTGCAGAATTAGATGCACTGCAAGAATTAGAAGGTAATTGGGGGGCTGTGAAACGCTACATTACCCAAGTTTTACAAGCCAGAGGTTTAGACGGCATACAAGCGGAAGAATTAGCAATTTTACCAGGCATGGATGAAATTTTTGGCTTGGTAAGAATGAAACGTCATTATGATGAGGGGGAATATGATGTGTTAATTATTGACTCTGCCCCCACTGGTACAGCATTACGACTGTTAAGTTTGCCTGAAGTTGGCGGTTGGTATATGCGTCGTTTTTACAAACCTTTGCAAAATATTTCCGTTGCCCTCAGACCACTTGTAGAACCTTTCTTCAAACCTATTGTTGGTTTTTCTTTACCAGATAAAGAGGTAATGGACGCACCTTATGAGTTTTATGAGCAAATTGAAGCTTTGGAAAAAGTTTTAACTGATAATACTCAAACTTCAGTCCGGTTAGTTACCAATCCCGAAAAGATGGTAATTAAAGAATCTCTTCGCGCTCATGCCTATTTGAGTTTGTATAATGTCGCTACAGATTTAGTTATTGCTAACCGGATTATTCCCCCAGAAGTTACAGATCCATTTTTCCAACGGTGGAAGGAAAATCAAGAAGAATACCGTCAACAAATTCATGACAATTTCTTACCTTTGCCAGTGAAAGAAGTACCTCTATACTCTGAAGAACTATGTGGTTTACCAGCTTTGGAAAGATTGAAAGAAACTCTGTACAAAGATGAAGATCCCGCTCAAGTTTATTATAAAGAAACAACTCTCAGAGTTGTCCAAGATAATAACCAATACAGTTTAGAACTCTATTTACCCAATATTCCCAAAAGCCAAGTTCAATTGAATAAAACTGGAGATGAATTAAACATTACTATTGGTAATCATCGCCGTAATTTAGTATTACCGCAAGCTTTAGCTGCACTGCAACCAACAGGAGCAAAAATGGAAGATGATTATCTGAAAATTCGCTTTGCTTAA
- the carB gene encoding carbamoyl-phosphate synthase large subunit: MPRRQDLKKILLLGSGPIVIGQACEFDYSGTQACKALREEGYEVVLVNSNPATIMTDPETADRTYIEPLTPEIVEKVIAKERPDALLPTMGGQTALNLAVALAKNGVLDKYNVELIGAKLPAIEKAEDRKLFNEAMAKIGVAVCPSGTASTLDESKAIALQIGTYPLIIRPAFTMGGTGGGIAYNQEEFEEMAQIGIDASPVSQILIDQSLLGWKEYELEVMRDLADNVVIICSIENIDPMGIHTGDSITVAPAQTLTDKEYQRLRDMSIKIIREIGVETGGSNIQFAVNPVNGDVVVIEMNPRVSRSSALSSKATGFPIAKIAAKLAVGYTLDELQNDITKKTPACFEPTIDYVVTKIPRFAFEKFPGSEAILTTQMKSVGEAMAIGRTFNESFQKALRSLETGRAGWGCDKAEKLPSGEQIRAQLRTPNPERIFSVRHAMQLGMSNEEIYELTAIDPWFLDKLKELLEIEKFLKRTPLKQLTKEQMYEVKRNGFSDRQIAYATKTKEDEVRTYRKQLEVIPVYKTVDTCAAEFEALTPYYYSTYEEETEVLPTDKPKVMILGGGPNRIGQGIEFDYCCCHAAYSLHDAGYETIMVNSNPETVSTDYDTSDRLYFEPLTKEDILNIIEAENPVGIIVQFGGQTPLKLAVPLQEYLEESQSITKIWGTSPDSIDMAENRERFEKILQKLNIAQPPNGMARSYKDALIVAKRIGYPVVVRPSYVLGGRAMEIVYSDTELERYMTFAVQVEPDHPILIDKFLENAIEVDVDAIADHTGNVVIGGIMEHIEQAGIHSGDSACSLPSISLSPAVLSQIRLWTVQLAQALSVVGLMNIQFAVVGANGYSPQVYILEANPRASRTVPFVSKATGVQLAKLASLVMSGKTLEEVKFTKEVIPSHIAVKEAVLPFSKFPGTDTILGPEMRSTGEVMGIDSDFGRAFAKAELGAGEKIPLQGTVFVSMSDRDKPLAADVVKEFIKLGFTIMATQGTRKVLQEQGLQIESVLKLHEGRPHVLDAIKNQKIQLIINTPSGEEAHADSKLIRRTALGYKIPIITTIAGARATAAAIRSMQNTTLDVKVIQEYCPMN; this comes from the coding sequence ATGCCCCGTCGTCAAGACCTCAAAAAAATTCTCCTGTTAGGTTCAGGACCAATTGTGATTGGCCAAGCCTGCGAATTTGACTACTCTGGAACTCAAGCCTGTAAAGCCTTGCGAGAAGAAGGCTATGAGGTTGTGTTGGTGAACTCCAACCCGGCTACAATCATGACAGACCCGGAAACAGCAGACCGTACCTATATTGAACCGCTGACACCGGAAATAGTCGAAAAAGTTATTGCCAAAGAACGTCCAGATGCTTTATTGCCCACAATGGGGGGACAAACCGCTCTTAACTTGGCTGTAGCTTTGGCAAAAAATGGCGTTTTAGACAAATACAACGTTGAGTTAATTGGTGCGAAGTTACCCGCAATTGAAAAAGCCGAAGACAGAAAACTATTTAACGAAGCAATGGCTAAGATTGGGGTGGCTGTGTGTCCCAGTGGTACAGCCTCAACTTTAGACGAATCAAAAGCGATCGCTCTCCAAATCGGGACATATCCCTTAATTATCCGTCCAGCCTTTACAATGGGGGGGACTGGTGGTGGTATAGCCTATAATCAAGAAGAATTTGAAGAAATGGCACAAATAGGGATTGACGCTAGTCCCGTCTCCCAAATTCTCATTGACCAATCTTTGCTAGGTTGGAAAGAGTATGAACTAGAAGTTATGCGGGATTTAGCAGATAACGTTGTAATTATCTGTTCCATTGAAAATATAGACCCTATGGGGATTCATACCGGAGATTCTATCACCGTTGCTCCTGCCCAAACCCTAACCGATAAAGAATATCAACGGTTACGGGATATGTCCATTAAAATCATCCGGGAAATTGGCGTAGAAACCGGCGGTTCTAATATCCAGTTTGCAGTAAATCCCGTCAATGGTGATGTGGTCGTGATTGAAATGAATCCCCGTGTCTCCCGTAGTTCGGCTTTATCTTCTAAAGCTACAGGGTTTCCCATTGCCAAAATTGCGGCTAAGTTAGCTGTGGGTTACACTTTGGATGAACTGCAAAACGATATCACCAAGAAAACCCCCGCTTGCTTTGAACCAACAATTGATTATGTAGTTACTAAAATTCCTCGGTTTGCGTTTGAAAAATTCCCTGGTTCAGAAGCAATTCTCACTACGCAGATGAAGTCTGTAGGGGAAGCAATGGCGATTGGCCGGACATTTAATGAATCCTTTCAAAAAGCTTTGCGTTCTTTAGAAACAGGCCGGGCTGGTTGGGGTTGCGATAAAGCGGAAAAATTGCCTAGTGGGGAACAAATTCGCGCCCAGTTGCGGACACCCAACCCAGAACGCATTTTCTCTGTGCGTCATGCTATGCAGCTAGGAATGAGTAATGAGGAAATTTATGAACTGACGGCAATTGATCCTTGGTTTTTAGATAAATTAAAAGAACTGCTAGAAATAGAAAAATTTCTCAAACGCACTCCTTTGAAGCAGTTGACAAAGGAGCAAATGTATGAAGTGAAGCGGAATGGATTTAGCGATCGCCAAATAGCTTATGCTACTAAAACCAAAGAAGATGAAGTTCGCACATATCGCAAACAGCTAGAAGTTATCCCAGTTTACAAAACCGTTGATACCTGTGCGGCTGAATTTGAAGCTCTGACTCCATATTACTATTCCACTTACGAAGAAGAAACGGAAGTATTACCAACTGATAAGCCCAAGGTGATGATTTTGGGTGGTGGTCCTAACCGCATTGGCCAAGGAATTGAGTTTGATTATTGTTGTTGTCATGCTGCATACTCTTTACATGATGCAGGTTATGAAACAATAATGGTCAACTCTAACCCAGAAACTGTTTCTACAGATTACGATACCAGCGATCGCCTGTATTTTGAACCATTAACGAAAGAAGACATTCTCAATATCATCGAAGCCGAGAACCCTGTGGGGATAATTGTCCAATTCGGTGGACAAACACCATTAAAATTAGCCGTTCCCCTACAAGAGTATTTAGAAGAGTCTCAGAGTATCACCAAAATTTGGGGAACATCACCCGATTCTATAGATATGGCGGAAAATCGGGAACGGTTTGAAAAGATTCTCCAAAAATTAAATATAGCCCAACCACCAAACGGGATGGCTAGAAGTTACAAAGATGCTTTAATTGTGGCTAAACGGATTGGTTATCCAGTAGTAGTGCGTCCTAGCTATGTATTGGGAGGAAGAGCGATGGAAATCGTTTATTCTGATACTGAGTTAGAACGCTACATGACCTTTGCTGTCCAAGTAGAACCAGATCACCCGATTCTCATTGATAAGTTCTTAGAAAACGCCATTGAAGTGGATGTAGATGCGATCGCCGATCATACTGGTAATGTCGTCATTGGTGGCATCATGGAACACATTGAACAAGCGGGGATTCACTCCGGTGACTCAGCTTGTTCCTTACCTTCTATCTCCCTGTCTCCAGCGGTACTAAGCCAAATTCGCTTATGGACAGTTCAACTAGCACAAGCTCTGTCTGTAGTAGGATTAATGAATATTCAATTTGCCGTAGTTGGGGCAAATGGTTATTCTCCCCAAGTGTATATTTTGGAAGCTAACCCCAGAGCATCACGGACTGTTCCCTTTGTATCTAAAGCCACAGGTGTACAATTAGCCAAACTGGCATCTTTAGTTATGTCGGGTAAAACCTTAGAGGAAGTGAAATTTACCAAAGAAGTAATTCCCTCTCATATTGCTGTCAAAGAAGCCGTTTTACCATTTAGTAAATTCCCCGGTACAGATACTATCTTGGGTCCAGAAATGCGCTCAACTGGGGAAGTTATGGGTATTGACAGCGATTTTGGTCGCGCTTTTGCTAAAGCGGAATTAGGTGCAGGGGAAAAAATACCCCTTCAGGGGACTGTATTTGTTTCCATGAGTGACAGAGATAAACCTCTGGCGGCAGATGTCGTTAAGGAGTTTATTAAGTTAGGCTTTACAATTATGGCTACCCAAGGGACTCGTAAAGTTCTTCAGGAA
- a CDS encoding (2Fe-2S) ferredoxin domain-containing protein: MSISTNAAVTEFCFEGRFLDFVIKDGYKLKGLLLGTSEGECYIKLAKHLRSAFDLRLPKGTWLQVVGTKQYNAKKDQVTLVAERVMAASADMGKVAPQNPATTKLAKTQTILVCQKSDCMKRGGKALCQALESELRNSSLENSVTIKGTGCMKNCKSGPNLVMPDKTRYSKIQAEQVPALIDKHFSSDNDNLDRCTIELQTLYK; encoded by the coding sequence ATGAGTATATCTACTAACGCAGCAGTAACGGAATTTTGTTTTGAAGGCAGATTTTTGGATTTTGTGATTAAGGATGGATATAAGCTAAAAGGGCTGTTATTAGGAACTTCTGAAGGTGAATGTTATATAAAATTAGCCAAACATTTACGGAGTGCTTTTGATTTGCGTTTACCCAAAGGTACTTGGCTGCAAGTTGTGGGAACAAAACAATACAACGCGAAAAAAGATCAGGTAACATTGGTAGCAGAACGAGTTATGGCTGCAAGTGCTGATATGGGGAAAGTTGCACCACAAAATCCAGCTACAACGAAACTAGCTAAAACACAAACAATTCTGGTTTGTCAAAAATCTGATTGTATGAAACGTGGTGGTAAAGCTTTGTGTCAAGCTTTGGAATCGGAGTTAAGAAACAGCAGTTTAGAAAATTCAGTTACTATTAAAGGAACTGGCTGTATGAAAAATTGTAAATCCGGTCCAAATTTAGTTATGCCAGATAAAACTCGTTATAGTAAAATTCAAGCCGAACAAGTTCCAGCTTTGATAGATAAGCATTTTTCCAGTGATAATGATAATTTGGATAGATGCACGATTGAATTGCAAACTCTCTATAAATAA
- a CDS encoding DNA starvation/stationary phase protection protein, producing MSDTQTILHNFGQVYDNPVLLDHSVTVTVVEGFNVVLASFQALYLQYQKHHFVVEGAEFSSLHEFFNTNYKEVQDHIHEIGERLNGLGGIPAASFSKLAELCCFEPEVDGVFSARKMVENDLVAEQALIGIIRRQASQAESLGDRGTRYLYEKILLKTEERAYHLAHFLAKDSLTLGFVQRAEN from the coding sequence ATGTCTGATACGCAAACTATATTACATAACTTTGGTCAGGTTTATGACAATCCCGTATTACTAGATCACAGTGTCACTGTGACCGTTGTTGAAGGATTTAATGTCGTATTGGCTAGTTTTCAGGCATTGTATTTACAATACCAAAAGCATCATTTTGTAGTTGAAGGAGCAGAATTCAGTTCACTACATGAATTTTTTAACACTAACTACAAAGAAGTACAAGATCACATCCATGAAATTGGCGAACGTTTAAATGGTTTGGGGGGAATACCAGCAGCAAGTTTCAGTAAATTAGCTGAATTATGCTGTTTTGAACCAGAAGTAGATGGCGTATTTTCTGCCCGGAAGATGGTAGAAAATGACCTAGTTGCCGAACAAGCATTAATTGGGATAATTCGCCGTCAAGCCTCACAAGCTGAGAGTTTAGGAGATAGAGGTACACGCTATTTGTACGAAAAAATCCTGCTAAAAACGGAAGAAAGAGCTTATCATTTAGCACATTTCTTAGCTAAAGATAGTTTAACTTTAGGTTTTGTGCAAAGGGCTGAAAATTAA
- a CDS encoding winged helix-turn-helix transcriptional regulator — translation MPVASHILIAGGFHALSDPIRISVIELLRQRELCVCDLCDALEISQSKLSFHLKTLKEANLVTARQEGRWIYYSLNTSQFQILEKYLAEFRLNSLPLSPRSYCD, via the coding sequence ATGCCAGTTGCTTCCCACATCTTAATTGCAGGGGGCTTTCATGCCCTATCAGATCCCATTAGAATCAGCGTTATAGAACTATTGCGTCAACGTGAACTGTGTGTATGTGATTTATGTGATGCTTTAGAAATAAGTCAGTCAAAACTTTCTTTTCATCTCAAAACTCTCAAAGAAGCGAACTTAGTAACTGCGCGTCAAGAAGGACGCTGGATTTATTACAGCTTAAATACTTCCCAATTTCAGATTTTAGAGAAATATCTAGCAGAATTTCGCCTGAATTCTCTACCTTTGTCTCCCCGTTCCTATTGTGATTAG
- a CDS encoding asparaginase → MTMGKRTQAAALEVRLLREGIIESRHIVQAVVSDDRGRVLSVAGSAETAAFVRSALKPFQALAVTSTGTLERYGLSDRDLAIITSSHKASMEQVRQVFNILWRADIDINSLQCPIPQGKRSPLEYNCSGKHAGMLAVCQQRHWPLTNYLDRKHPLQQLIITKVAELLRMPAEEFLTAHDDCGAPTYLMQLSQMASLYAILASSNNVDMERIVRAMNHHPTMVAGDGEFDTELMRLTPSELVSKSGAEGVQCIGRLGEGMGLAIKVMDGSKRAKYAVAIHVLQQMGWITPSIAQSLSEKFMNLGKYKRLEVIGELSLL, encoded by the coding sequence ATGACAATGGGAAAACGAACTCAAGCCGCAGCACTGGAAGTCCGGTTGCTGCGTGAAGGCATTATCGAATCTCGGCATATAGTCCAGGCTGTAGTTAGCGATGACCGGGGACGGGTACTTTCCGTTGCTGGTAGCGCTGAAACTGCTGCATTTGTCCGTTCAGCCCTTAAACCATTTCAAGCACTGGCTGTCACTAGCACAGGCACATTAGAACGCTATGGTTTAAGTGATAGAGACTTAGCAATTATCACCAGTTCCCATAAAGCCAGCATGGAACAGGTGAGACAGGTATTTAACATTCTGTGGCGAGCAGATATTGACATAAATTCTCTGCAATGCCCGATTCCTCAAGGCAAGCGTAGTCCTCTAGAATATAATTGCTCTGGTAAACACGCGGGAATGTTAGCAGTTTGTCAGCAACGCCATTGGCCGTTAACTAACTATTTGGATCGCAAACACCCACTCCAACAGTTAATTATCACCAAAGTAGCAGAATTGCTGCGAATGCCCGCAGAAGAATTTCTCACGGCTCATGATGACTGTGGCGCACCTACATATTTGATGCAACTCAGTCAAATGGCCTCTTTATATGCAATCCTGGCTTCCAGTAATAATGTGGACATGGAACGCATTGTCCGCGCCATGAATCATCATCCGACAATGGTGGCTGGAGACGGGGAATTTGATACAGAATTGATGCGCCTAACTCCTAGCGAGTTGGTGAGTAAATCTGGGGCGGAAGGGGTCCAGTGCATTGGCCGACTCGGTGAAGGTATGGGATTAGCTATTAAAGTTATGGATGGCTCAAAACGCGCTAAATATGCTGTAGCTATTCACGTCCTCCAACAAATGGGTTGGATTACTCCCAGTATTGCCCAAAGCCTGTCCGAGAAGTTTATGAACCTAGGGAAATACAAGCGTTTGGAAGTAATTGGAGAATTATCGCTTTTATAG